One stretch of Corynebacterium callunae DSM 20147 DNA includes these proteins:
- a CDS encoding ABC transporter ATP-binding protein: MTSEFSAENTPLEVLQGSSAAQATIPPRDPAIVLKNVIKRYGPTTAVNGLSFSVERGSVLALLGPNGAGKTTTIEMCEGFTAPTAGEIEVLGINPTTHPDQVRRRIGIMLQGGGSYSGIRVLEMLKLSASYNANPHDPEWLLDLVGLREQRNTTYRRLSGGQQQRLSLALALIGRPEVVFLDEPTAGMDAQSRNMVWELVSNLKRDGVTVILTTHLMDEAEALADQVIIIDKGQIVASGTPAELTSQNKERGGNISLETTTPLDLNALLEKLRTAGIENVQVRASRPLSYSIKIDPTPVSIAQVTLAIAEQGVLINALNTGHRSLEDVFLEITGKELRS; this comes from the coding sequence GTGACTTCTGAGTTTTCCGCGGAAAATACCCCACTTGAGGTGCTACAAGGCAGCTCTGCAGCTCAAGCAACGATACCGCCCCGTGATCCGGCGATTGTCCTAAAAAACGTCATCAAACGTTATGGGCCAACTACTGCCGTGAATGGTTTATCTTTTAGCGTCGAACGTGGTTCAGTGCTCGCATTACTTGGGCCAAATGGTGCAGGCAAGACCACCACCATTGAAATGTGCGAGGGTTTTACCGCACCCACCGCTGGTGAAATTGAGGTGCTGGGCATAAATCCCACCACCCATCCAGACCAGGTCCGTCGCCGCATCGGCATCATGCTGCAAGGTGGCGGTTCCTATAGCGGAATTAGGGTGCTGGAAATGCTAAAACTTAGCGCCTCCTATAACGCCAATCCGCATGACCCAGAATGGCTACTGGACCTGGTGGGGTTACGCGAGCAGCGCAACACCACCTACCGCAGGCTCTCTGGCGGACAACAACAACGCCTATCTCTCGCACTTGCACTGATTGGCCGGCCTGAGGTGGTTTTCCTCGATGAACCCACCGCCGGCATGGATGCCCAATCACGCAATATGGTGTGGGAACTGGTCAGCAACCTCAAAAGGGATGGCGTCACTGTTATCTTGACCACCCACCTGATGGATGAGGCGGAGGCCTTGGCTGATCAAGTAATCATTATTGATAAAGGTCAGATTGTTGCCAGTGGCACTCCAGCGGAACTAACCAGCCAAAATAAGGAAAGAGGGGGAAATATCTCCCTGGAGACAACTACTCCCCTTGATCTAAACGCGCTCCTGGAAAAACTACGGACTGCAGGCATTGAGAATGTGCAGGTACGCGCCAGCAGGCCACTGTCTTATTCCATCAAAATTGATCCAACCCCGGTCTCAATTGCGCAAGTCACGCTGGCCATTGCAGAACAAGGTGTGTTGATCAATGCACTCAATACCGGACACCGTTCTTTGGAAGATGTCTTCCTGGAAATTACTGGCAAAGAACTAAGGAGTTAA
- the sufD gene encoding Fe-S cluster assembly protein SufD, producing the protein MSEVATVKAATPHNTKGDLFTSFNVEDFEIPRGRDEVWRFISLRRLRGLHNGEFAPATAADVSVDIPADAEAVTHERVSRDDERLGRAGAPVDRVAAQAWTSMEEGDVVTFAKNSHNPSPVTITVTGKGEGVTSFGAISIEVQDNADAIVALQYVGSGTHADNVEFIVGDNARLTVITDTHWNNDAVHLSNQLAKIGRDAVLRHTVATFGGEVVRIVPRVRFTAPGGDAEMLGVYFADDGQYFEQRLLVDHAVPNCRSNVLYKGALQGDKTSDKPDARTCWVGDVLIRSNAHGTDTYEANRSLVLTEGARADAIPNLEIETGQIVGAGHAATVGRFDDEHVFYLQARGIPAEEARRLIVRGFFNEVINKVPVASIREELENRVTSELAVLGM; encoded by the coding sequence ATGTCTGAAGTAGCAACTGTTAAGGCCGCAACCCCGCACAACACCAAGGGAGATCTCTTTACTTCCTTTAACGTGGAAGATTTTGAGATCCCTCGCGGACGCGATGAAGTATGGCGTTTTATCTCTCTACGTCGTCTGCGTGGACTCCACAATGGCGAATTTGCACCAGCAACCGCCGCTGATGTCTCTGTAGATATTCCTGCAGACGCAGAAGCAGTAACTCACGAGCGTGTTTCCCGCGATGACGAGCGCCTCGGCCGCGCTGGTGCACCAGTAGATCGTGTGGCCGCTCAAGCTTGGACTTCTATGGAGGAGGGTGACGTTGTCACCTTCGCCAAGAACTCCCACAACCCTTCACCAGTGACCATCACCGTCACTGGTAAGGGCGAGGGTGTTACCTCCTTCGGGGCTATCTCCATTGAGGTACAAGACAACGCCGACGCCATCGTCGCATTGCAATATGTTGGCTCTGGTACACACGCTGACAATGTCGAGTTCATCGTGGGTGACAATGCTCGCCTCACCGTGATCACCGATACGCACTGGAACAATGACGCAGTTCACCTGAGCAACCAGCTTGCAAAGATCGGCCGCGACGCTGTTTTGCGCCACACTGTGGCAACCTTCGGTGGCGAAGTAGTCCGCATCGTTCCTCGTGTTCGTTTCACCGCTCCTGGTGGCGACGCTGAGATGCTCGGTGTGTACTTCGCAGATGACGGACAGTACTTTGAGCAGCGCCTGCTGGTAGATCACGCAGTTCCAAATTGCCGCTCCAACGTCCTTTATAAGGGTGCGCTGCAGGGTGATAAGACCTCTGATAAGCCAGATGCTCGCACCTGTTGGGTGGGCGATGTGCTCATCCGCTCCAATGCACATGGCACCGATACCTACGAAGCTAACCGCTCCTTGGTTCTTACCGAAGGCGCTCGCGCCGATGCAATTCCAAACCTGGAAATTGAAACCGGTCAGATCGTTGGCGCAGGACACGCTGCAACCGTGGGTCGCTTTGATGACGAGCACGTTTTCTACCTACAAGCACGTGGCATCCCTGCTGAGGAAGCACGTCGCCTAATTGTTCGTGGCTTCTTCAACGAGGTCATCAACAAGGTTCCTGTTGCTTCCATCCGTGAAGAATTGGAAAACCGCGTTACCTCGGAACTCGCAGTTCTCGGAATGTAG
- a CDS encoding metal-sulfur cluster assembly factor has protein sequence MSEYEEDRQDQVEAEEQNSATFEAPGAERPEQSEEDLAKASDVEEYMRDVIDPELGINVVDLGLVYDIYIINGNEAHIDMTLTSPACPLTDVIEDQARTAVVGNGITEKLSINWVWMPPWGPHMITEEGRAQLQALGFAV, from the coding sequence ATGAGCGAGTACGAAGAAGATCGCCAAGATCAGGTAGAGGCTGAAGAGCAGAACTCTGCTACTTTTGAGGCTCCAGGCGCTGAGCGTCCAGAGCAGTCTGAGGAAGATCTTGCAAAGGCTAGTGACGTCGAGGAATACATGCGCGACGTTATTGACCCAGAGCTTGGAATCAATGTTGTTGACCTCGGCCTGGTTTATGATATCTACATCATCAATGGCAATGAGGCACATATTGATATGACTCTGACTTCACCAGCGTGTCCTTTGACTGACGTTATTGAAGATCAGGCTCGTACTGCAGTTGTTGGCAATGGCATCACTGAGAAGCTATCTATCAACTGGGTCTGGATGCCACCATGGGGTCCACATATGATCACCGAAGAAGGCCGTGCTCAGTTGCAGGCTCTTGGCTTTGCTGTCTAA
- a CDS encoding cysteine desulfurase, with product MSDFLNADGTLNVAKVVAEFPILSRTVREGQPLVYLDSGATSQRPERVWRAEERFVLHTNAPVHRGAYELAEEATDAYEGAREKIAAFVGANQEEIAFTKNATEALNLVAYTLGDDRSGKYQIKAGDTVVVTELEHHANLVPWQELCRRTGATLKWYKVTEDGRIDLDSLELDDTVKVVAFTHQSNVTGAVADVPELVRRAKAVGALVVLDACQSVPHMGIDFHELDVDFAAFSGHKMLGPAGVGVVYGKGNILNELPPFLTGGSMIEVVTMEGSTYAAAPQRFEAGTQMTSQVVGLGAAVEFLEEIGMDAISAHEHALTEYALEKLQQISGLHIVGPLEAEMRGAAISFSVDGIHPHDLGQVLDDQGVCIRVGHHCAWPVHRCMNVQSTARASFYLYNTFEEVDALVAAIAKAKQFFGVES from the coding sequence ATGTCCGATTTCCTCAACGCAGATGGAACCCTCAATGTGGCTAAGGTGGTGGCAGAATTCCCCATCCTTAGCCGCACTGTGCGGGAAGGCCAACCGTTGGTCTATTTGGACTCAGGTGCTACCTCACAGCGACCTGAACGAGTGTGGCGCGCAGAAGAACGCTTTGTCCTTCACACCAATGCACCAGTACACCGCGGAGCCTACGAACTTGCGGAGGAAGCTACTGATGCATATGAAGGTGCACGGGAAAAGATCGCAGCTTTTGTCGGCGCAAACCAGGAAGAAATTGCCTTCACTAAGAATGCAACTGAAGCCCTAAACCTTGTTGCCTACACTCTTGGCGATGACCGCTCGGGTAAGTACCAGATTAAAGCTGGGGACACCGTTGTAGTCACCGAACTTGAGCACCACGCAAACCTCGTCCCATGGCAGGAATTGTGCCGCCGTACTGGCGCCACCCTGAAGTGGTACAAGGTAACCGAGGACGGCCGCATTGACCTGGATTCTTTGGAACTAGACGACACCGTAAAAGTTGTTGCCTTCACCCACCAGTCCAATGTGACCGGCGCTGTGGCTGACGTTCCAGAATTGGTACGTCGTGCCAAGGCAGTGGGCGCACTTGTTGTGCTCGATGCTTGCCAGTCTGTGCCTCATATGGGTATTGATTTCCATGAACTTGATGTAGATTTCGCCGCATTCTCAGGACACAAGATGTTGGGCCCTGCCGGTGTTGGTGTGGTTTATGGCAAGGGCAATATCTTGAATGAACTTCCACCATTCTTAACTGGTGGATCCATGATTGAGGTTGTCACCATGGAAGGCTCCACTTACGCAGCGGCACCGCAGCGTTTTGAAGCAGGTACCCAGATGACCAGCCAAGTTGTTGGTTTGGGTGCAGCAGTGGAATTCCTTGAGGAAATCGGCATGGACGCAATTAGCGCTCATGAGCATGCTCTCACCGAGTATGCGCTGGAGAAATTGCAGCAGATCAGTGGCCTGCACATTGTAGGCCCACTTGAAGCAGAAATGCGTGGCGCTGCAATCAGCTTTAGCGTTGATGGTATCCACCCCCATGATCTTGGCCAGGTCCTCGATGACCAGGGCGTTTGTATCCGTGTTGGACACCACTGTGCATGGCCAGTACACCGTTGCATGAATGTTCAATCAACGGCACGTGCTTCTTTCTACCTCTACAACACCTTTGAAGAGGTTGATGCCCTGGTGGCAGCAATCGCAAAGGCGAAGCAGTTTTTTGGAGTTGAATCATGA
- a CDS encoding ABC-F family ATP-binding cassette domain-containing protein produces the protein MIVTNDLEVRVGARTLLDAPGQLLRVQPGDRIGLVGRNGAGKTTTMRILSGETQPFGGSVTTSGEIGYLPQDSREGNIEQTARDRVLSARGLDQLRADIERQQEIMETTSDDGKRDAAIRKYSRLEEQYQALGGYEADSEAAQICDNLGLEARILDQKLKTLSGGQRRRVELAQILFAATNGSGKSKTTLLLDEPTNHLDADSITWLRGFLSKHEGGLIMISHDVELLEAVCNKIWYLDAVRAEADVYNMGFAKYKDARATDEARRRRERANAEKKAGALKDQAARLGAKATKAAAAKQMIARAEKMMGSLDEIRVADRVAHISFPEPAPCGKTPLNATGLTKMYGSLEVFAGVDLAIDKGSRVVVLGFNGAGKTTLLKLLAGVERTDGEGGIVTGHGLKIGYFAQEHDTIDPDKSVWQNTIDACPDADEQDLRSLLGAFMFTGEQLSQPAGTLSGGEKTRLALATLVSSRANVLLLDEPTNNLDPVSREQVLDALRTYTGAVVLVTHDPGAVKALEPERVIVLPDGTEDLWNDQYMEIVELA, from the coding sequence GTGATTGTCACCAATGATTTAGAGGTGCGCGTTGGCGCACGTACCCTTCTCGACGCCCCCGGCCAACTGCTGCGGGTGCAGCCTGGCGACCGTATCGGTCTGGTAGGTAGAAATGGTGCGGGCAAGACCACCACCATGAGGATCCTTTCCGGCGAAACCCAGCCTTTTGGAGGATCTGTCACCACCTCAGGTGAAATCGGTTATCTCCCGCAGGACTCCCGCGAGGGCAATATTGAGCAAACTGCTCGTGACCGCGTTCTTTCCGCACGTGGCCTTGATCAGCTGCGTGCAGATATTGAGCGTCAGCAAGAGATTATGGAAACCACCAGCGATGACGGCAAGCGCGATGCCGCCATCCGCAAATACTCCCGCCTGGAAGAGCAATACCAAGCACTTGGTGGTTATGAAGCTGACTCCGAAGCTGCGCAGATCTGCGATAACTTGGGCCTCGAAGCGCGTATCTTGGATCAAAAGCTAAAGACCTTGTCCGGTGGCCAGCGCCGTCGTGTGGAGCTGGCGCAGATCCTCTTCGCCGCCACCAACGGCTCAGGTAAGTCCAAAACCACTTTGCTTCTCGACGAACCAACCAACCACCTTGATGCTGACTCCATCACTTGGTTGCGTGGTTTCCTCTCAAAGCACGAGGGCGGACTCATTATGATCTCCCACGATGTGGAATTGCTGGAGGCCGTCTGTAACAAGATTTGGTACCTCGATGCAGTCCGCGCTGAAGCCGATGTGTACAACATGGGCTTTGCCAAGTACAAAGATGCTCGTGCAACCGATGAAGCACGTCGTCGTCGTGAGCGCGCCAATGCTGAGAAGAAGGCTGGTGCCCTAAAGGACCAGGCTGCGCGTCTGGGCGCAAAGGCTACCAAGGCAGCCGCTGCAAAGCAGATGATTGCTCGTGCTGAGAAGATGATGGGCAGCTTGGATGAGATTCGCGTGGCAGACCGCGTGGCGCACATTTCCTTCCCAGAGCCCGCCCCTTGTGGCAAGACTCCGCTTAATGCCACGGGCCTTACCAAGATGTACGGTTCTTTGGAAGTCTTTGCAGGTGTTGACCTCGCCATTGACAAGGGTTCCCGCGTGGTTGTACTTGGGTTTAACGGTGCGGGTAAGACCACTTTGCTCAAGCTTTTGGCCGGTGTGGAACGCACCGACGGCGAAGGTGGCATTGTCACCGGCCACGGCCTGAAGATCGGTTACTTCGCGCAGGAGCACGACACCATCGATCCGGATAAATCCGTCTGGCAAAACACCATCGACGCTTGTCCAGATGCCGATGAACAGGACCTCCGCAGCCTCCTTGGTGCCTTCATGTTCACTGGTGAACAGCTCTCCCAGCCAGCCGGCACCCTGTCCGGTGGTGAGAAGACCCGCCTGGCCTTGGCAACGTTGGTCTCCTCCCGCGCCAATGTTTTGCTTCTCGACGAACCGACCAACAACCTTGATCCGGTTTCTCGTGAACAGGTTTTGGATGCGCTACGCACCTACACCGGTGCCGTTGTCCTGGTGACACACGACCCTGGTGCAGTTAAGGCTTTGGAGCCAGAGCGTGTGATTGTGCTTCCTGATGGCACTGAGGATCTATGGAATGACCAATACATGGAAATCGTGGAACTAGCGTAG
- the sufB gene encoding Fe-S cluster assembly protein SufB: MTSATTNPGVTEPLTDDQIIESIGPYNYGWHDSDAAGASAQRGLSEHVVRDISAKKSEPEWMLQQRLKALSIFEKKPVPTWGADLSGIDFDNIKYFVRSTEKQAQSWEDLPDDIKNTYDKLGIPEAEKQRLVAGVAAQYESEVVYHQIREDLEEKGVIFLDTDSALKEHPEIFQEYFGTVIPAGDNKFSALNAAVWSGGSFIYVPKGVHVDIPLQAYFRINTENMGQFERTLIIVDEDAYVHYVEGCTAPIYKSDSLHSAVVEIIVKKGGRCRYTTIQNWSNNVYNLVTKRTKVEEGGTMEWVDGNIGSKVTMKYPAVWMTGPHAKGEVLSVAFAGEGQFQDTGAKMTHMAPYTSSNIVSKSVARGGGRAAYRGLVQINANAHHSTSNVECDALLVDDISRSDTYPYNDIRNDHVSLGHEATVSQVSEEQLFYLMSRGLAQEEAMAMIVRGFVEPIAKELPMEYALELNRLIELQMEGSVG; the protein is encoded by the coding sequence ATGACTTCGGCAACTACGAACCCAGGGGTTACTGAGCCCTTGACCGATGACCAAATTATTGAGTCCATTGGTCCCTACAACTACGGTTGGCACGACTCTGATGCTGCGGGCGCTTCTGCCCAGCGTGGCCTCAGCGAACATGTTGTACGCGACATCTCTGCCAAGAAGAGCGAGCCAGAATGGATGCTCCAGCAGCGTCTAAAGGCACTGAGCATCTTTGAAAAGAAGCCAGTACCGACCTGGGGCGCAGACCTTTCCGGCATCGACTTTGACAACATCAAGTACTTTGTCCGTTCCACCGAGAAGCAGGCTCAGAGCTGGGAAGACCTTCCAGACGACATCAAGAATACCTATGACAAACTAGGTATTCCTGAGGCTGAGAAGCAGCGTCTCGTTGCTGGTGTGGCAGCTCAGTATGAATCTGAGGTTGTTTACCACCAGATCCGCGAAGACCTGGAAGAAAAGGGCGTTATCTTCCTTGACACCGACTCCGCGCTGAAGGAACACCCGGAAATCTTCCAGGAATACTTCGGCACCGTTATCCCTGCTGGCGATAACAAGTTCTCTGCACTTAACGCAGCAGTATGGTCCGGTGGCTCTTTCATCTACGTGCCAAAGGGTGTTCACGTTGACATCCCACTGCAGGCATACTTCCGCATCAACACCGAGAACATGGGTCAGTTCGAACGCACCCTGATCATCGTTGATGAAGATGCTTATGTGCATTATGTCGAGGGTTGTACCGCTCCTATTTATAAGTCTGACTCCCTGCACTCCGCAGTAGTTGAGATCATTGTGAAGAAGGGTGGACGTTGCCGATACACCACCATTCAGAACTGGTCCAACAACGTTTACAACCTGGTGACTAAGCGCACCAAGGTTGAAGAGGGTGGCACCATGGAATGGGTCGATGGCAACATCGGTTCCAAGGTCACCATGAAGTACCCAGCTGTGTGGATGACCGGTCCTCACGCTAAGGGCGAAGTTCTTTCCGTTGCTTTCGCAGGCGAGGGACAGTTCCAGGACACCGGCGCCAAGATGACTCACATGGCTCCTTATACTTCCTCCAACATTGTCTCCAAGTCTGTCGCTCGTGGCGGCGGACGTGCAGCCTACCGTGGTTTGGTGCAGATCAACGCAAATGCACACCACTCCACCTCAAACGTTGAGTGCGATGCGCTATTGGTTGACGACATCTCTCGTTCCGATACCTACCCATACAACGACATCCGCAATGATCACGTTTCCCTTGGTCACGAGGCAACCGTGTCCCAGGTTTCTGAGGAGCAGCTGTTCTACCTCATGAGCCGTGGACTTGCCCAAGAAGAAGCTATGGCCATGATCGTCCGTGGCTTCGTTGAGCCAATCGCGAAGGAACTCCCAATGGAGTACGCCCTCGAGCTCAACCGACTGATCGAATTGCAGATGGAAGGATCGGTGGGCTAA
- the sufU gene encoding Fe-S cluster assembly sulfur transfer protein SufU: MKLEQMYQEVILDHYKNPQHKGLRDPFDAEVHHVNPSCGDELTLRVKLSADGKTVEDVSYDAVGCSISQASTSVMAEEIVGQPVEEAMVKLQEFEKMIVSRGQLEGDEDIIGDGVAFSGVSKYPARVKCALLGWKAFQAATAEAMEEK; this comes from the coding sequence ATGAAACTAGAGCAGATGTACCAGGAGGTGATCCTGGATCATTATAAAAATCCCCAGCATAAGGGTCTGCGCGATCCTTTTGATGCAGAGGTCCACCATGTGAACCCCTCCTGTGGTGATGAATTGACGCTGCGCGTCAAGCTCTCCGCAGACGGCAAGACCGTCGAGGACGTCTCTTATGATGCAGTCGGTTGCTCCATCAGCCAGGCTTCAACTTCAGTGATGGCAGAGGAGATTGTTGGCCAGCCGGTTGAAGAAGCCATGGTCAAGCTGCAAGAATTTGAGAAAATGATTGTTTCTCGAGGCCAGCTCGAGGGCGATGAGGACATTATTGGAGACGGCGTTGCTTTCTCCGGTGTGTCAAAGTACCCGGCACGCGTGAAGTGCGCATTGCTCGGTTGGAAGGCTTTTCAAGCAGCTACTGCTGAAGCAATGGAGGAAAAATGA
- the mptB gene encoding polyprenol phosphomannose-dependent alpha 1,6 mannosyltransferase MptB, with the protein MTKDEQIINDTEHKGNQPRFSRLPRPLRSIAQAFPRIGSAGSRSASLHIETLFDVANDANPSTHRALSAAELRRFAFLRYIGTIGTLMIAFGALGAGALPVVNNPYATFPGGNLMARMLQSSSMVVLIGVGLLVLAWVMMAPLLGDFFKASADNRPALTLSMLRRTFAAWVAPLMLTAPLFTQDIYSYLAQGSIVSHGMDPYSGGPLELLGPDNHLARSVPFIWAQSPSPYGPVALGIASSISTITNDSIVGGVFAHRIVALLGVLAAGWAVTMLARRCRVSAEVAFWLGILNPLLILHLIGGIHNESVLLGFMLVGLELGLRGADRIRTGWWKPAAVYLLASGMLISCAGLVKVTGFICLGFVGMAVAREFHARGFKNYSSLGLAILIQVFTLVFTVAVISALSGIGLGWITGQGGAATIRSWMSITTNIGVIFGFLAMNLGLGDHTAAMLSVTRAAGILVAGAFMVRMLLATYRGRIHAIGGLGVSTFVLVILFPVVHPWYMLWAIVPLAPWANRLLFQIGVIAYSTAFSFFVLPRGLALPPMTVFNIYFGAALGFAALLTVGWWRLKRTTTLGLH; encoded by the coding sequence GTGACTAAGGACGAGCAGATAATAAATGACACCGAGCACAAAGGAAATCAACCTCGATTTTCCCGGCTCCCCCGTCCTTTGCGCAGCATTGCCCAAGCATTTCCACGCATCGGAAGTGCTGGTTCGCGCTCCGCTAGCCTGCATATTGAAACGCTTTTCGACGTCGCGAACGATGCGAACCCCAGCACTCACCGCGCGCTCAGCGCCGCGGAGCTGCGCCGCTTTGCCTTCCTTAGATATATAGGAACAATTGGCACCTTAATGATTGCCTTTGGAGCCTTGGGCGCAGGCGCCCTGCCGGTAGTAAATAATCCTTATGCCACCTTCCCTGGCGGCAATCTCATGGCCCGGATGTTGCAGTCATCGTCCATGGTGGTGCTCATCGGCGTGGGATTATTGGTACTGGCCTGGGTGATGATGGCGCCTTTATTGGGTGATTTTTTTAAAGCCTCGGCAGACAATAGGCCCGCTTTAACTCTGTCCATGTTGCGCCGCACCTTTGCCGCTTGGGTAGCACCTTTAATGCTCACTGCCCCACTTTTTACTCAAGATATTTATTCTTACCTGGCTCAGGGCTCTATTGTTTCCCATGGCATGGACCCTTATTCCGGTGGACCTTTGGAGCTTTTGGGTCCCGATAATCACCTGGCACGTTCCGTGCCCTTTATTTGGGCCCAGTCACCCTCGCCCTACGGTCCGGTGGCGCTCGGCATCGCGTCGTCGATAAGCACTATTACTAATGACAGCATTGTGGGTGGAGTTTTTGCACACCGCATCGTGGCGCTGCTGGGTGTGCTGGCCGCGGGTTGGGCTGTGACGATGCTGGCGCGACGCTGCCGAGTGTCGGCGGAGGTGGCGTTTTGGCTCGGCATCCTCAATCCGCTGCTGATCCTGCACTTGATTGGCGGAATTCATAATGAATCCGTACTACTGGGCTTTATGCTGGTTGGACTCGAGCTTGGCTTGCGCGGCGCCGATCGGATCCGCACAGGCTGGTGGAAGCCTGCCGCAGTTTACCTGCTCGCCAGCGGGATGCTTATTAGCTGTGCGGGACTAGTCAAGGTAACAGGCTTTATTTGTTTGGGCTTCGTAGGCATGGCTGTGGCGCGAGAATTTCATGCCCGCGGGTTTAAGAATTACTCTTCGCTAGGCTTAGCCATTCTCATTCAAGTCTTCACACTTGTCTTCACGGTGGCCGTTATCAGTGCCCTTAGCGGAATTGGGCTCGGTTGGATTACCGGTCAAGGTGGTGCTGCCACCATTCGCAGTTGGATGTCTATCACCACAAACATTGGCGTTATCTTTGGATTTTTGGCCATGAATTTAGGGCTAGGCGATCACACCGCAGCAATGCTTTCAGTGACACGCGCGGCTGGAATCTTGGTGGCAGGTGCCTTTATGGTGCGCATGCTTTTAGCAACTTATCGTGGACGAATTCATGCTATCGGCGGTCTGGGAGTATCCACCTTTGTGCTAGTTATTCTCTTCCCGGTGGTGCACCCCTGGTACATGCTGTGGGCGATTGTTCCCCTAGCTCCCTGGGCAAACCGCCTGCTCTTCCAAATTGGTGTTATTGCCTATTCCACGGCCTTCAGCTTCTTTGTGCTGCCACGCGGCCTCGCGCTACCTCCCATGACTGTTTTTAATATTTATTTTGGTGCAGCCCTGGGTTTTGCAGCCTTGCTCACAGTTGGATGGTGGAGGTTGAAAAGAACTACAACCTTAGGTCTACACTGA
- the sufC gene encoding Fe-S cluster assembly ATPase SufC, producing the protein MSTLEIRNLHAQVLPSDESAEPKEILKGVNLTINSGEIHAIMGPNGSGKSTLAYTLGGHPRYKVTSGEVLLDGENVLDMEVDERARAGLFLAMQYPTEIPGVSMANFLRSAATATRGEAPKLREWVKEVRSAQDALSIDPEFSNRSVNEGFSGGEKKRHEVLQLNLLKPKFAIMDETDSGLDVDALRIVSEGINSYKEETNGGILMITHYKRILNYVQPDFIHVFADGHIITTGGAELADKLEADGYDQFIK; encoded by the coding sequence ATGAGCACTCTTGAAATTCGTAACCTGCACGCACAGGTCCTGCCCTCCGACGAGTCCGCAGAGCCAAAGGAAATCCTCAAGGGCGTAAACCTCACCATTAACTCCGGTGAAATCCACGCCATCATGGGCCCTAACGGTTCCGGAAAGTCCACCCTGGCTTATACCCTCGGCGGTCACCCACGCTACAAAGTAACCTCCGGTGAAGTATTGCTCGACGGCGAGAACGTTCTCGACATGGAAGTTGATGAGCGCGCCCGCGCTGGCCTCTTCCTGGCTATGCAGTACCCAACCGAGATCCCTGGCGTTTCTATGGCAAACTTCCTGCGCTCTGCTGCAACCGCAACCCGCGGCGAGGCACCAAAGCTGCGCGAGTGGGTCAAGGAAGTTCGCTCTGCACAGGACGCACTGTCCATCGACCCAGAGTTCTCCAACCGCTCTGTTAACGAAGGTTTCTCCGGTGGCGAAAAGAAGCGCCATGAGGTGCTGCAGCTTAACCTGCTTAAGCCTAAGTTCGCCATCATGGACGAGACCGACTCCGGCCTCGACGTTGACGCATTGCGCATTGTTTCCGAAGGAATCAACTCCTACAAGGAGGAGACCAACGGTGGCATCTTGATGATCACCCACTACAAGCGCATCCTTAACTACGTTCAGCCAGACTTCATCCATGTTTTTGCCGACGGCCACATCATCACCACCGGTGGTGCTGAGCTCGCTGACAAGCTCGAAGCTGACGGCTACGACCAGTTCATCAAGTAA